ATTGGTACTTTGGTTGTTTATGTACTTTGTTTAACTTTGATTTGTTATGAAGTTTAGTGTTGAATTTATTTGGTTAATGTCTCATTAATGGTTGTAGTATGTGTTCTTTATACATCATGACAGGTTTTACTAAGATTTTCTTTTGGTAGACTCTTACAAGTCTACGAGTCAACTCTGCGAAACGAGTTTACCTCCCCAAAATTAGTTTGCGTAGTAGACCTTTGAGTCTGACAACCTTGGTGGCAAGGATTTTCGCAACCAAGGTCGCAGCAGGAcgatgaaaaaataaaataaatagataaataaatataagtAATATAAGAGATGAGAATATAAGCGTGAGTGAGAATATGAATGAAGTCGCCACCAATTATTAAGGGAATTTGGAACTCTACAAAAACAAATAGAAAATTAGTCTGCGACAAAGTTCTTGATTCGGGAGTCATTTACGTGTGGGGAAGGTATTAACACCTCACGACATCCATAAAAATGGTTACTTCTGATTAATTCTGCATAACTCAAGTCTCAAGGCAAGGTATATAATCTTAAAGATATCCCCAAATCAAAGGGATGTTGGTGGATTTGGGGGGCTATTCAACACCACATGGCTTGTAAgattcttgcacctcctccccCGTTGCTTTCATCCTAACACCATCAATCATCGCACACTAGTGTAGTGATACAACCAAGCTACCATGATAACATGGAGATCATCCAATGTCAGATGAGGATGTCACATGTGATCACTAATAACATAACTATCACCTTTCGTACATTTACCTCACCACTAACATAAACCAACCACTCTGCTAAACCCTGTTTTTAAATGTATGCTTAGTACCAGCACCTACGATATGGAGTTTAATGTTGTCGGCAGTCTAGGTGAGTTGATCTTTGTGCTAGGTACTtctgaaagataaattacaactTTTAAGAATGGATCTTTGGACTTTCCcctcccaactcatatgtccccagctCTTACCAAGCTATCATTCAGGGACATCTTTGTGCTTGATTGTAAtatgaatttgttttttttccaaaatcattttaaaaatttcaaaaataaaaaaccacaaTTTTCCAAAAGTCCTCTAAAAATTTGCTTGCCAAAATAACTTCATAGCTAACAAATTTATCTTTGAAGAGTATATCTATCAACAAGTCATCAACGTAACTTCATTACGGTCATTGTTTGGTAGCCGTCGGATTAAGTTCAAATAgatgaaatttaaaatgacaATCATACACATAAAATTGAGATCCTCTCTCTTTTTTTGGTGAATGCTATGAAGTCATGACTTCCATGACTTTAGGATTTTTTTTACTGCAGAAAATCCAAATCCCTCAACTTCTTCTTCAGAGTTCAGATTCAGTCACCACAGGCACCTTTTCATATACATTTGACCCTCTGAATCTGCTTGGCAGAACACAATGAGCACCAAAACGTTGCTGCAGGTAGATAATGATAGCAAACAAGATACCTCCCAAAGGAATGACAATATCCCAAGAAGTGGAGTAAAAATCTGCACTTGGATCTGCATAGTAGTATGATCCATCACCTAAACGAGCATAGTTATGAGCATCACCTAAACGAGCATAGTTATGAGCCCTGTAAAGATCATAGGCATGTGGCAACAATCTCACAAAAGTGGTTCCAAAGTAAAATGAACATGAAAGAACATTAATCTCCCTAATGTTTGAAAACAGGTTCATCACGATTTGTGGCAAGAGAAACCCATCCAACACAAAACCACCATAAGATTTCACATTCTCCCAAGTTGATCCATTTTTCAATTTCAACAACATCACCGCAATCAATAAACCTGCTGCATATAATGGTAAAGTCACATATGCACTTTTCCTCTCAGCAACCCATAGGCCTTTCTTGCTTTCATCCGCGTTTCGCGACGACCAAGTTAGTTGAAGGAGACGGAACTGCAGCAAGAAAGCCACCATGGTGATTATTCTCACAGCTATTTCATTGACTTCAAGCCATCCAACATTTCCAAACACAAAGTTTTTGTTGTTAGGATTTTGGGCTAAAAGTGCTTCAAAGTTGAGAACAAGGGGGATCATGTGACCTAACGTTAGAATTGACATCATCATGAGGGAGATGAAGGGTAGTAAATCAGGGTTCCTCTTCACATGGAAGAGTTGCAATCCCACAAAAATACATGCTAGAGTGGTTGATGTCAGAACCATGGTGATCTCCATGTCCATTCTCCAAACAGCTTTTTGGGCTGTTTCTCTGTAAAATGCAGCTGAAGAAAGATCTAAACTTCTGAAATAAAGAGGATCTGATTTTTTGCGTGTGCTTTCGATGCTTCCCTTAATGTAGCTTTCACCTTTTGCATCTAGTGATGGGAACTGAAACTTCACTAAAATCTCGCAGTCCACAGAGCCAGCTATTGGTGTCTTTGAGGGAAGATCCCGGCAACCGATCATACACAAAGTTCCTGTTCCAGAATCATAGATACCTTCTGCAGAAATCTTCACATCCTCAGAGGACAAGTTAAACACTGAATTCTTGTCGCGTAATGTGTAATTAGAATAGATGCTAATCTTGTAGCTAATGTTAAACAAGCTACCACTGGTGCGGATTGGAACATCAGGAACTTCTGTTTGAGAGCTTGAGTTAGAAATGAAATTAACAAAGTTAGAAGGTACCTTAACCTTACCACCAACAGAAGAGGGAGATGAATAGCCCCAGGCTACTCTTCTTTTTGATTCAGTAACTCTCATATCAAATCTCATGTTTTGAGAATCAGCATCTGGATATAATCTATCATGATTCTTCACATTCTTGTTTGTTGGGCATGATTTCTTAACTCTGTCTAGCTGTGTATACTCATACTTTGAGGCTTGAAATTCCCCCACCCTTCCATCATCATAGTTTTTAACTGTGATCATCTTGAAGTAGCCTGGATCATTAGCAACCTTTCTGCTCCAAATTTGCCCCACTAAgctattagtgttttttattgaCCAAATTGAAGAGAATCTCAATGTAAATCTCACTGAGCAATCACCCACTTGAGTACCCGCCAAGGATGATTCTTTGCCTATGATACGGCAAGCAACTACACACAATGTGTTTCTCTTCTCATCCCACCATCCCTCCCCTACCAATATGGTTTTGGGATTAAAATCTTGGTTAATCCAATATTGACTAATATTTGAAAATGTAACTAGAGCCCTCAACCTATGCTTGTTGGTGGAAGAAGAACATTCAATTCCTTTCAAAGACACCAGAGATGGAAGTGGACCAGAACCACCACTAATAGGAGAGCAGTTCTTAGAAGAATTGCACTCATGAGAGTACTCTAACTGGAGTCTTCTCAACTCCCTTGAGAGAGGATATGAGCAAAAGCTTAATGAATCTGATAAATTCAGTGATGATAAACCCTGCTCAGAAAATTTCCCAGAAGAGAACTCATTTTCAAAGGAATCCAAGGTATAATTGTAATTTGCTTTTGGAAACACCAAAAGCGAAATGGGTTCAAAGTAACTCTCATCATCCTTGTCAGAATTAGTACTAAAACTCTCCAAGCTTCCACTAACCAAGCTAGTTACATTACTAGCATTGAAGACATTTTGAAGCTTAAAAACAGCATCAAGATCAAGAGTGTTACCTGTTCTGGAATAGCCACTTCCTTTTCCAACCAAGCAAACCTTCCCTGAAGATTCAGACCAGAACCCATCAAGCTTGAAGGTTAAGTAACTCCTATGGAGGTGACGTTGCCCATAACTTGACCTTTTAGTACTAAAGCTGAAGTTCCCCCTCACATAAACAGAGTTGGGGGTGCTTCTAAATGAAACAGTACCATGAATTTTGAACAAGCCAGGGGTGTGAGTTTCTTGCATGTATTGAAGGTAAAAGGTGTATCGGTTCAATGAAGTTCTGGCATCAATGATCCTCTCACCTCCTGTGAAGTAACCTTTGTGCTGTTCACCAAGAGGAAAAGGTTTGAGGGTTGGGTTCTTGGGAGTTGACTCTGGGATTATGGAAGCACAGTGGTCTTTGTAAGAGGGTTGTTGTGATGCAAAGGTGGGGAAAAGGTTGGAGGAGAAGAgagtgaagagaaagaagatggaGAGAAGAGAATCCATCACCATCTCTCAACTGGTACGGGTTTCTGTGGTTAGAGAGGAAGAATGGAAAATGAGATAGTAGCTTGAGCCTTGAGGCTTCTCTCTATATGCTAGAGTCAAACTAAGCTTCTATTTTTTTACTTGAACAAAATTTGGAGATTTTTCGACATTTCAACCAAATATTCTAAGCTTCTATTAACTCATCAGATATTGATTTTTTGGGTACTATTTTAGTatatttgattgattgattgattgtgtCTTTTGACATATACATTATACAAGAATTGCTTATTTTTTAAACACATATTTATGCTTTATAATTGTTTTTCCAGTCTGAAATACCTTAGAGTCGGTTCAAAATCTATCTTATTTGGTTACTTTATTCATGTATTCATAGTTTATTTGTCCAATACACAATATTTCACGATTGTATCAATCTGTCAATAGAGTTAAAATAGTCTCCTAAAAATAACCATTTTTGTACTTCGTGACATTTTCTTCGATGTTTCCTAATTATTTATTGTCATTTGTCTGCATTGACTAATATTATGCAAGAGGGTGGCCGAATTCCTAAAGGCAACATCGTCTCTATTTTCatgtatttatattttattttttgttagatAAGAACGTTTACTTGATTAAGGCCCACAAAAGACTTGGAAAAAGTCATCCATCACATAATCTCGAGTCAAGACAAGAGACCAAatgttgtcaaaaaaaaaagacaagagACCAAAGAATTTAATGCAAGGTGCACCTTCTGAACATTTTATTGTGGTAGGATAGTGATAGCCATTGGCAAGGAAAAGAATAATGTTCctttcacacctctctttgaggtggagagaggtggaatgaaaagagagataggaagaaaagaaaaagtaaaagagaaaaagtatgagatatgatagatgataagaagagagaaatagaaataaataGAGGTGGAAatggagtgtttaaaaaatgaggtgtgtatatattattattggacagtttttatattattattattttatgttgTGTGAAGACATTATTTGATACTGCCTAGGTCTTAAACTCATGAAAAATGAGAATCATGTAAATGAAGAACATGAGTGCTATTATATGAAAGGATTAACAGTAAGGGGTCCACCATTTGGTGTATTGTCCGCAATCTTATCCTATTTTTTACATAAGAGGATGTTTCCAGAACTTCAACCTATGACCTCAGTTACATGACAACAATGCTGTGCCAAgtattgaaaacaataaaatgaataaatagaaaaaataaaaatttctatTAAGCCTCAAATTACttgataagaagaaaaatacGCCAGAACAAAATGATCAGGGTGGAATCTTATGTCAACCTAATAATGTATTAAAACCTTTTGCAGGTATAATGGTCTATACAAAATGATCAGGGTGGCATTGTTCCATGATcatgaaaataaaatacttCATAAGGAAAGTTTAACTGTTAGACATAAAATAGAAACCTGCGTGTATAACTAGATATGGGGTACCTTAGATACGGTTATCAAGTCTCAAATTGCTTTTTTCAAAAGAATGTTGAGGTTTTACTTTTTAGCCTTGATCAATATGAAATTCTCACAGTCCTTAGCTCCAATTTTTGCAAGATCTTTGACGAGGTTATTCACATGTCCAGGTAAAGACTTCTTAAATTTCTTTGAGCAGCTTCCCTTAACCTCATGAACATCCTGAACCCCACCTTTGACTACACCTCCAATTTGAACACCTTCCATGTATGCTTTACATGCCATCAGAATATCATGGCCTCGGCTGCGGAAATGCCCCAAAACAAAGTCCTCAAAATTctgaaaccaaaaaaaataccTCTAAACAGTTAAATTTTGAACCTCAAAAAAGGAAGACACAAATTTTAGACAAtagtaatatattaaaaaaaaaattcatatcatAGCACTCATGTTTTTCATTTACATGATTCTCATTTTTCGTGAGTTTAAGACCTAGGCAGTATCAAATGTCTTcatcacataaaaaaaaaaaatctaccagTGGGCATTAATTGATGAGCACGACAAGCGAAATTTCAAACGAGGAATGCTGATGCAGTAGAAATGTGAGTTTTATCAGACACAGAGAGCATCATTATTGATGATTGGCAATGGTAGTTAAGGCCAATAACACACAAAAGCATAAAGATCTATAAAAACCTTAAGGTACAAGTACAAGTTAAGGAGATACACCTGCCTCCGTTAAGCAAagcaattaaattttaaatgggGTATAAGGCAATCCTTAGTCCACTTTACGTGACGAGAGCGGAGAGATCAACAAACTACATTAACAAAATCAAGAAGCAGTCTTTAACCAATATTTAAAATCTCTAGTTAGTGCAGTTGAATTTGCGATCAAAGGTACAtgggaatatgcttcagaaatGGATCAACCAATATGCTAACTAATGTAACACAATGTATTTTGTTTTCGTCCTCTCTATTACTTTCTAAAAGGCACAAGCTTGCCTAGGTATTGCTTTCTTAGTTGTCCCCCTTAACACATTTCAAAAATACCACCCAAGCGCTAAACATGGCAAAGCAACCTTgctagagataaaaaaaaaaaaaaagaattgaacCAAGACTAGAATAAAACCTTTGGAGGCTGTTTTATCTTATACATCATTGTCTTCAATGATAGAATGAATGTTTGCTCATTGTACTTCAGGGACTTCTTTTCACCATCTGGTGTACCTTTCGAACTTTCATATCCAGGCTCATTAAAGTATGGCTTTGTATTCAAGATAAGACCTTGTATAGAGACTAGAACTTGTAGCATTGTAGAAACACCTGGAAGCCACTTCTCTTTCTTGCTGCCAGACCAGGTGTTAAGTAGACTAAGGCATACTTTGCCACAAGCATATAAATTTGGGTTGAGCCGAAGACCTCCAGCGTGGTAGTGGACATCCTGCCAAGAAAAAAAAGTCCCTTTCGTCAGGCTAAAATTAAAAAGAGTGAACAAAATGATAATCAACCACATACCGGTGGTTTACTAGGATAGCTACTAGGAAAGTGAACATCAAAAAAGAAAAGGCCATCATGGTAAGGAGTCCCTTCTGCTCCAATAATCACAGCCCTCAAGAGATCCATCCTTGATTCATAAACTCTGACAAAtattgaatctgatgatgataaAAGAATAGTAAAAGAAACAGTGAGATTCAGCAAAATGCCAGAAGCAAGCTGCAAAATAGGAGATTCACATCATAACTTTAGAGTTATTACGtcttaatttcaaatttcagaacAAATATCTGGACACAACTgagaataaaaaattgataagcTTTCTCATAATGATatatcattaaaaaaacaaatatgccAGGGCAATTTGCATATGACAGGATCCTATCCTAACATTTCAATAGATGGGATTCTACATAAAGAATCACACTGATTGCAGATGACCCACACAGTACAGCTCTATCAAGTTGAAATGAAATTACGCAATTCATGAGATATGAAATGGAAAATATTACTAGCTATATTGTAACAGGAACACTAAACAAATTCACCTGGCAAATCCTTCTCTAAAATCTTCCAATCATCCTGGATTTTTTTAGCCCACGTATGTGGATTCTGTTCAGAAAATAGTCTACTGTAAACCCATAGAACCAAGATTTGAACTGAAACAAGGTGGCTCATAAAAAACAATTACCTGCTTCACAGAAGAATTATTACTAAAAAAGTAATGGTCCGAAGCATCTTCAACTATGTCAAATTGCTTGAAATTTCGGAATTTGCTCAGAATCTCATCTCCAACTTCATCCACAGCTATTCCATTATTTCCATCTTTAGCTGAAATTGTGAACCCAAGTGCCATCAAACACGTGTTCAGAAGGGGTATCAAGAGTATCAAATGGGTCATAAGTTGGATAGGCAGTATAATTAGTAAATAATGGCTTAAATTTAGGAGGATTCTTCCACGAAGGGTTTTCTGATTCTATACCTGGAGGATGCAATGATCCATCATGTCCAATGAAATTTGAATGGGATGAACTGCTACCGCCAGCTAACTTCTTAGCACCATTAGGCAACTTCATGGCCTCTGGCTTGTCAACCAAACCATGGTTTTTTGAAGCACAAGAAATGAAAGACATCATTTTACTGTGGAAAGATTTAAAAGACCACTTAGACTTAGATGACTCTTTTCCTAATGAAAGATTCAAGTCATCTCCACTTTGCTGTGATGTAGCTGATTTCTTCTTACTCGGGGCAGCTTGAGAAAATAATTGAGGAGCAAACTCTGTTCCAGAAGAGTGACCAACATTGTCCGTTTTAGAGTTAGTAGGCTCTAATGACCTAGAAGGCTGAGAGGAGTCCATGACATGACTATTTCGAGTCTGCTTCAAATCTCGGTCATATTCCTGCAAAGGTGCCTCAATCCCGGGAGGTATATTCACATTGTAAAAGTGTGCCTCTAATAAATCATAGTTATCTACATCCACAACATTTTCCGAAACAATATCACCGATATTATCATCTTCACATTTTAGATCACAACCATGGCCATCAGCACAGATTAAATTATGTGATACCAAAGGATGACCATTAGAAAACTCAATACCACTAACTGGTCCAATTTTTTCCACGCCAGACTGACAAAAAGTATAATCAGACACTTCCT
This portion of the Lotus japonicus ecotype B-129 chromosome 3, LjGifu_v1.2 genome encodes:
- the LOC130744301 gene encoding uncharacterized protein LOC130744301 — encoded protein: MVMDSLLSIFFLFTLFSSNLFPTFASQQPSYKDHCASIIPESTPKNPTLKPFPLGEQHKGYFTGGERIIDARTSLNRYTFYLQYMQETHTPGLFKIHGTVSFRSTPNSVYVRGNFSFSTKRSSYGQRHLHRSYLTFKLDGFWSESSGKVCLVGKGSGYSRTGNTLDLDAVFKLQNVFNASNVTSLVSGSLESFSTNSDKDDESYFEPISLLVFPKANYNYTLDSFENEFSSGKFSEQGLSSLNLSDSLSFCSYPLSRELRRLQLEYSHECNSSKNCSPISGGSGPLPSLVSLKGIECSSSTNKHRLRALVTFSNISQYWINQDFNPKTILVGEGWWDEKRNTLCVVACRIIGKESSLAGTQVGDCSVRFTLRFSSIWSIKNTNSLVGQIWSRKVANDPGYFKMITVKNYDDGRVGEFQASKYEYTQLDRVKKSCPTNKNVKNHDRLYPDADSQNMRFDMRVTESKRRVAWGYSSPSSVGGKVKVPSNFVNFISNSSSQTEVPDVPIRTSGSLFNISYKISIYSNYTLRDKNSVFNLSSEDVKISAEGIYDSGTGTLCMIGCRDLPSKTPIAGSVDCEILVKFQFPSLDAKGESYIKGSIESTRKKSDPLYFRSLDLSSAAFYRETAQKAVWRMDMEITMVLTSTTLACIFVGLQLFHVKRNPDLLPFISLMMMSILTLGHMIPLVLNFEALLAQNPNNKNFVFGNVGWLEVNEIAVRIITMVAFLLQFRLLQLTWSSRNADESKKGLWVAERKSAYVTLPLYAAGLLIAVMLLKLKNGSTWENVKSYGGFVLDGFLLPQIVMNLFSNIREINVLSCSFYFGTTFVRLLPHAYDLYRAHNYARLGDAHNYARLGDGSYYYADPSADFYSTSWDIVIPLGGILFAIIIYLQQRFGAHCVLPSRFRGSNVYEKVPVVTESEL